Proteins encoded by one window of Limnothrix sp. FACHB-406:
- a CDS encoding alpha/beta fold hydrolase, which produces MTALVSPTDSLAQEAFQTWLWRGYRVQWLAQGSGQPIVLLHGFGASIGHWRKNIPVLAAAGYRVYAIDLLGFGGSQKPPIDYSMELWQDLVLDFWAEFIQEPALWVGNSIGALLALMLSAAAPERTRGTVLLNCAGGLNHRPEELNPVLRLVMGTFAQVVNTPGIGRFMFNQIRQKHRIRGTLKQVYGNPEAVTPELVDLLHEPSGDEGAYETFASILAAPPGPKPETLLPQIAGPLLVLWGETDPWTPIQGAKIYQDLAKTAGDRVTFVSIPKTGHCPHDERPEVVNSAIVNWLSQMA; this is translated from the coding sequence ATGACTGCGCTGGTTTCCCCGACTGACTCCCTGGCCCAGGAGGCCTTTCAAACCTGGCTGTGGCGTGGCTACCGAGTGCAATGGTTAGCCCAGGGCAGCGGCCAGCCGATCGTGCTGTTGCATGGGTTTGGGGCTTCGATCGGCCATTGGCGCAAAAATATCCCCGTGCTGGCCGCGGCCGGCTACCGGGTCTATGCGATCGATCTGTTGGGGTTCGGCGGTTCCCAAAAGCCCCCGATCGATTACAGCATGGAGCTTTGGCAAGATTTGGTTTTGGATTTTTGGGCTGAATTCATCCAAGAGCCAGCCCTGTGGGTGGGTAATTCGATCGGGGCACTGTTGGCCCTGATGTTGTCGGCGGCGGCTCCGGAACGTACCCGAGGAACGGTGTTGCTGAACTGTGCCGGGGGGCTAAATCACCGCCCCGAGGAGTTAAATCCGGTGTTGCGGTTGGTGATGGGTACGTTTGCCCAAGTGGTGAATACTCCAGGCATTGGGCGGTTTATGTTCAATCAAATTCGCCAAAAACACCGGATTCGCGGCACGCTCAAGCAGGTTTATGGCAACCCAGAGGCCGTTACGCCGGAACTGGTGGATTTGCTGCATGAACCTTCCGGGGATGAGGGCGCATACGAAACCTTTGCCTCGATTTTGGCTGCACCACCGGGCCCCAAACCCGAAACGCTGCTGCCGCAAATTGCCGGGCCCCTGTTGGTGTTGTGGGGAGAAACGGATCCTTGGACACCGATTCAGGGAGCCAAAATCTATCAAGATTTGGCGAAAACGGCGGGCGATCGGGTGACGTTTGTGTCAATTCCCAAGACGGGCCATTGTCCCCATGATGAGCGTCCCGAAGTTGTCAACTCGGCGATCGTCAACTGGCTGAGTCAGATGGCTTGA